The proteins below are encoded in one region of Aquisphaera giovannonii:
- a CDS encoding DUF4912 domain-containing protein codes for MRKDQLIRALSSARPAGGPRSRKVEPAVVNATRPQAARSKPAAARKQSASIAEPAVAGRRPQATASAIPSQPHTLDHACQKDRIIVLARDSYWLHAHWELSRTTLARAQAALGQEWHSAQPILRVMDVTSEDTTTATERHLRDVPIHGGVNNWYLDVLAPPRSFRVDIGYLSRRGKFYVLARSNIVTTPRAGVSDALEENWSDVQQQFDRVQNPSTIGSPRINTVLDLRELFEERLRRPLCSGSMQNLSIAGLPGLGRKFHFEIDAELIVYGTTEPNARVTLQGEPVHLRPDGSFTVRYSLPDSRQIIPAVASSPDGVEERTIVLAVERNTKELEPTIHDNNEL; via the coding sequence ATGCGGAAGGATCAGCTGATCCGCGCCCTCTCGTCGGCACGCCCCGCCGGCGGTCCCAGGTCCAGGAAGGTCGAGCCGGCGGTCGTCAACGCGACCAGGCCCCAGGCGGCCCGCAGCAAGCCGGCCGCGGCCAGGAAGCAGTCCGCCTCGATCGCGGAGCCCGCCGTCGCGGGCCGGCGCCCGCAGGCGACCGCTTCGGCGATCCCCTCGCAGCCGCACACGCTGGATCACGCCTGCCAGAAGGACCGGATCATCGTCCTGGCCCGGGACTCGTACTGGCTGCACGCCCACTGGGAGCTCAGCCGGACGACGCTGGCCCGGGCCCAGGCGGCCCTCGGCCAGGAGTGGCACTCGGCCCAGCCGATCCTCCGGGTGATGGACGTCACCAGCGAGGACACCACGACGGCCACGGAGCGGCACCTCCGCGACGTGCCGATCCACGGCGGCGTGAACAATTGGTACCTCGACGTGCTGGCCCCGCCCCGCTCGTTCCGCGTGGACATCGGCTACCTCTCGCGCCGGGGCAAGTTCTACGTCCTGGCCCGGTCCAACATCGTCACGACCCCGAGGGCCGGCGTCTCCGACGCGCTCGAGGAGAACTGGTCCGACGTGCAGCAGCAGTTCGATCGCGTGCAGAATCCCTCGACGATCGGCTCGCCGCGCATCAACACGGTCCTCGACCTCCGCGAGCTGTTCGAGGAGCGGCTCCGCCGCCCGCTCTGCAGCGGGTCGATGCAGAACCTCTCCATCGCCGGACTGCCCGGCCTGGGCCGGAAGTTCCACTTCGAGATCGACGCCGAGCTGATCGTCTACGGCACCACCGAGCCGAACGCCCGCGTGACGCTCCAGGGCGAGCCGGTCCACCTGCGGCCCGACGGCTCGTTCACCGTGCGGTACAGCCTGCCGGACTCCCGGCAGATCATCCCGGCGGTCGCCTCCAGCCCGGACGGGGTCGAGGAGCGGACCATCGTCCTGGCGGTCGAGCGGAACACCAAGGAGCTCGAGCCGACCATCCACGACAACAACGAGCTCTGA
- the atpB gene encoding F0F1 ATP synthase subunit A, protein MAGHGANPLSHVQDSPHLEIPWFSNWPEMQVTWHLPQVLGIQITKFMVMEVVAALLVVAIMVPMARMVARRPVTKGRFGNAFEAMLLFIRDEVARPSIGGHGADEYLPFLWTVFFFVLFCNLLGMIPGLASATGNINVTFALAMMTLAMVILAGVKQAGFVGYWVGLVPHLDVPPWLKPFLWVLMFFIEIAGLLIRHVVLAVRLFANMFAGHMVLAVILGFILMAWHVGAFYLVMPASVLGVIALSLLELFVAFLQAYIFTFLSALFIGTSVHPH, encoded by the coding sequence ATGGCTGGGCATGGCGCCAATCCCCTGAGCCACGTGCAGGACAGTCCCCACCTCGAGATCCCCTGGTTCTCCAACTGGCCGGAGATGCAGGTCACCTGGCACCTGCCCCAGGTCCTCGGGATCCAGATCACCAAGTTTATGGTGATGGAGGTGGTCGCCGCGCTCCTGGTCGTCGCGATCATGGTGCCGATGGCGAGGATGGTGGCTCGCCGCCCGGTGACGAAGGGGAGGTTCGGCAACGCGTTCGAGGCGATGCTCCTGTTCATCCGGGACGAGGTCGCCCGGCCGTCGATCGGGGGGCATGGGGCCGACGAGTACCTGCCGTTCCTCTGGACCGTCTTCTTCTTCGTGCTCTTCTGCAACCTGCTGGGGATGATCCCGGGCCTGGCCTCGGCGACGGGCAACATCAACGTCACCTTCGCCCTGGCCATGATGACCCTGGCGATGGTGATCCTCGCCGGGGTGAAGCAGGCGGGCTTCGTCGGCTACTGGGTGGGGCTGGTGCCCCACCTCGACGTGCCGCCGTGGCTGAAGCCCTTCCTCTGGGTGCTGATGTTTTTCATCGAGATCGCCGGCCTGCTGATCCGCCACGTCGTGCTGGCGGTGCGGCTCTTCGCGAATATGTTCGCGGGCCACATGGTGCTGGCGGTGATCCTCGGCTTCATCCTCATGGCCTGGCACGTCGGGGCCTTCTACCTCGTGATGCCGGCGAGCGTGCTGGGCGTGATCGCCCTTAGCCTCCTCGAGCTGTTCGTCGCGTTCTTGCAAGCGTACATCTTCACCTTCCTCTCGGCCCTCTTCATCGGGACGTCGGTGCACCCGCACTGA
- the atpH gene encoding ATP synthase F1 subunit delta, which yields MSAQATAADAAHRAAATGEDAEVVRQYAEALIGAATADGSADRAVEELEAIDREVLAAHPAFARTLSSGRVPAAEKDRILRELFEGHVGAVVSRFLRVLNRHGRLGLLSPIAAEARRIWDKRHRRVPVFVRTAVPLDDGRREALARRLAEMTGATPIMNVTTDPSLIGGLVVQVGDQVVDASVRNRLEQLRQRLIEGKTHEIQSRRDQFSYPA from the coding sequence ATGAGCGCCCAGGCGACGGCCGCAGACGCCGCGCACCGCGCCGCGGCCACGGGCGAGGACGCGGAGGTCGTCCGCCAGTACGCCGAGGCCCTCATCGGGGCGGCGACGGCCGACGGGTCCGCGGACCGGGCCGTCGAGGAGCTGGAGGCGATCGACCGCGAGGTCCTCGCCGCGCACCCGGCGTTCGCCCGGACGCTCAGCTCCGGCCGGGTCCCCGCCGCGGAGAAGGACCGCATCCTCCGCGAGCTGTTCGAGGGGCACGTCGGCGCCGTGGTCTCCCGGTTCCTACGGGTGCTCAACCGCCACGGCCGGCTCGGCCTCCTGTCGCCGATCGCCGCCGAGGCCCGGCGGATCTGGGACAAGAGGCACCGCCGCGTCCCGGTGTTCGTCCGCACGGCGGTCCCGCTCGACGACGGCCGGCGCGAGGCCCTCGCCCGCCGCCTCGCCGAGATGACCGGCGCCACCCCGATCATGAACGTCACGACCGACCCGTCCCTCATCGGCGGGCTCGTGGTCCAGGTCGGCGACCAGGTCGTCGACGCCTCCGTCCGCAACCGACTCGAACAGCTTCGCCAGCGACTGATCGAAGGAAAGACGCATGAAATTCAGAGCCGACGAGATCAGTTCAGTTATCCAGCGTGA
- a CDS encoding SDR family oxidoreductase: MRILVTGASGQLGAYLLDETLTRGRAEVTGWCHRPAAGPRDRPLRAVDLTDELAVEAALREAAPEVVIHLAAISAADAVRRDPERGRAVNVRATERLARWCGDRDRRLIFASTDMVFDGERGGYREDDPACPVLEYGRTKAEAEAAVLAIPRAVVARISLLFGPSRAGRESFFDRAISALRRGEPQAFFEDEYRTPMHYATAARALMGLAGEGSSGIIHVGGAERVSRFELMSRAARALGLDPRLVRRGRRADVPTPEPRPRDLSLDTALLAETLPGLERPSIEDSLRDSGE, encoded by the coding sequence ATGCGGATTCTCGTGACGGGCGCGAGCGGACAGCTCGGAGCGTATCTCCTGGATGAAACGCTCACCCGTGGGCGGGCCGAGGTGACCGGTTGGTGCCACCGACCGGCTGCGGGCCCGAGGGATCGGCCCTTGCGAGCCGTGGATTTGACGGACGAGCTCGCGGTCGAGGCCGCCCTGCGCGAGGCCGCCCCGGAGGTCGTGATCCACCTCGCGGCCATCAGCGCGGCGGACGCCGTCCGCCGCGATCCGGAGCGGGGCCGGGCAGTCAACGTGCGGGCGACCGAGCGCCTCGCCCGCTGGTGCGGAGACCGCGACCGCCGGCTGATCTTCGCGTCCACGGACATGGTCTTCGACGGCGAGCGGGGCGGCTACCGGGAGGACGACCCGGCATGCCCCGTCCTCGAATACGGCCGCACCAAGGCCGAGGCGGAAGCCGCGGTCCTGGCGATCCCGCGCGCGGTCGTGGCGAGGATCAGCCTGCTGTTCGGGCCGTCGCGGGCCGGGCGGGAATCGTTCTTCGACCGGGCGATCTCGGCCCTGCGACGGGGCGAGCCGCAGGCCTTCTTCGAGGACGAGTACCGGACGCCGATGCACTACGCGACCGCGGCCCGGGCGCTGATGGGCCTGGCGGGCGAGGGCTCCTCGGGCATCATCCACGTGGGCGGCGCGGAGCGGGTCAGCCGATTCGAGCTGATGAGCCGCGCCGCGCGGGCCCTGGGCCTGGATCCGCGACTCGTCCGGCGGGGTCGTCGCGCGGACGTGCCGACGCCGGAGCCGCGCCCGCGGGATCTCTCCCTCGATACCGCGCTCCTTGCCGAGACCCTCCCGGGCCTGGAACGACCCTCGATCGAGGATTCGCTCCGGGACTCAGGCGAGTGA
- the hemW gene encoding radical SAM family heme chaperone HemW, whose translation MPSPPAAHSQVASPHSPPWIWPPAAYIHVPFCAHKCGYCDFASLAGADDLADRYLDALGAEMAMALDAPQAVDTIFVGGGTPTRLEARQLGRLVEIIGRHFALEPGGEWTIEANPGTLDAEKADILAAAGVNRISLGAQSFHPDLLRVLERNHGPEEVPRAVELVRPRFPRWSLDLIFGIPGSTVRQCERDLETALSLGPTHLSCYGLVYEKGTSLWKQWQAGHVVALEEDVERAMYELVIDRLAAASLEMYEISNYARPGDESRHNLVYWANDAYFGFGLGAARYVDGVRSVNTRDLPAYLRRLEAGEPPGGPSERLDAKGRAQETAMLNLRRTVLGIDRPDFLMRTGHSLDDLAGEVVARFVREGLLEDDGRRVRLTREGRFLADRVLCEFV comes from the coding sequence TTGCCATCTCCGCCCGCCGCCCACTCACAGGTCGCCTCTCCCCATAGCCCCCCCTGGATCTGGCCGCCCGCGGCCTATATCCACGTCCCCTTCTGCGCTCACAAGTGCGGCTATTGCGACTTCGCCTCGCTGGCCGGTGCGGATGACCTGGCCGACCGCTACCTCGACGCGCTCGGCGCCGAGATGGCCATGGCCCTTGACGCCCCGCAGGCCGTCGACACGATCTTCGTGGGCGGCGGTACGCCGACCAGGCTGGAGGCGCGGCAGCTCGGACGCCTGGTCGAGATCATCGGCCGCCACTTCGCGCTCGAGCCCGGCGGCGAGTGGACCATCGAGGCCAATCCCGGGACGCTGGACGCGGAGAAGGCGGACATCCTGGCCGCGGCCGGCGTGAACCGGATCAGCCTCGGCGCCCAGTCGTTCCACCCGGACCTGCTCCGGGTGCTCGAGCGGAACCACGGGCCGGAAGAGGTGCCGCGGGCCGTGGAGCTGGTGAGGCCCCGGTTCCCGCGGTGGTCGCTCGACCTGATCTTCGGCATCCCCGGATCGACGGTCCGGCAGTGCGAGCGCGACCTCGAGACGGCCCTTTCGCTGGGGCCGACTCATCTCTCCTGCTACGGGCTCGTGTACGAGAAGGGGACGAGCCTCTGGAAGCAGTGGCAGGCGGGGCACGTCGTCGCGTTGGAGGAGGACGTCGAGCGCGCGATGTATGAGCTCGTCATCGATCGGCTGGCGGCGGCGAGCCTTGAGATGTACGAGATCTCCAACTACGCACGCCCGGGGGACGAGTCTCGCCACAACCTCGTCTACTGGGCCAACGACGCCTATTTCGGTTTCGGCCTGGGCGCGGCGAGGTACGTCGATGGGGTCCGCTCGGTGAACACGCGCGACCTGCCGGCTTATCTGCGGAGGCTCGAGGCGGGCGAGCCTCCCGGGGGGCCGTCGGAGAGGCTGGACGCGAAGGGCCGGGCGCAGGAGACCGCCATGCTCAACCTGCGGCGGACGGTGCTCGGGATCGACCGCCCGGACTTCCTGATGCGCACCGGCCACTCGCTCGACGACCTCGCCGGCGAGGTCGTGGCGCGTTTCGTCCGCGAGGGCTTGCTGGAAGACGACGGCCGGCGAGTCCGGCTCACACGCGAGGGCCGGTTCCTCGCCGATCGCGTGCTCTGCGAATTCGTCTGA
- a CDS encoding DUF6807 domain-containing protein produces the protein MIRPRFALLVAVLCSPPGLVAAADEVHHLSLRGPRLGCEAPVVMSLGENVPPGNYMVQAEGSAVLGTAQVFDDDGRKWLAMVMDPGEVPTSIHIGAFPQDLKAGSPHISIEPRGRDLVVKVENDLLAEYHSDGGAKPYLFPVMGPRGVRYTRAYPMEDVPGEDRDHPHQRSFWFTHGKVNGIDFWSEAKGHGTIRETARKTVVSGHVLGRLRTTNEWLGPDGAKVLEDERVLTFYATRGLDAPRIIDFDITLRATAGPVTFGDTKEGSFGLRVASTMDVNKKLGGKIVNAEGLEDDAAWGKPSPWVDYTGPVDHRGLIATGVMSRQDVGIAILNHPDSFRFPTTWHVRTYGLFAANPFGWHDFGVGKSGDHTLPAGQEIRLRYRVILHRGDASKVRLREAFEAYSKPPEIVRTSR, from the coding sequence ATGATCCGACCACGATTCGCCCTCCTCGTTGCGGTCCTGTGCTCGCCTCCTGGCCTCGTCGCGGCCGCCGATGAGGTCCATCACCTGTCGCTTCGTGGGCCGCGGCTCGGTTGCGAGGCGCCGGTCGTCATGAGCCTCGGGGAGAACGTCCCCCCGGGGAATTACATGGTCCAGGCGGAGGGTTCCGCCGTTCTCGGCACCGCGCAGGTCTTCGACGACGATGGGCGCAAGTGGCTCGCGATGGTCATGGATCCGGGCGAGGTGCCGACGTCGATCCACATCGGGGCTTTCCCCCAGGATCTCAAGGCGGGTTCGCCGCACATCTCGATCGAGCCCCGCGGCCGCGACCTCGTCGTGAAGGTCGAGAATGATCTCCTCGCCGAGTATCACTCCGACGGCGGGGCCAAACCCTACCTGTTCCCCGTCATGGGCCCGAGGGGCGTCCGGTACACCCGGGCCTACCCCATGGAGGACGTCCCCGGCGAGGACCGCGATCATCCTCACCAGCGGTCCTTCTGGTTCACGCACGGCAAGGTGAACGGCATCGACTTCTGGTCCGAGGCGAAGGGCCACGGGACGATCCGGGAGACCGCGAGGAAGACGGTCGTATCCGGTCACGTGCTGGGGAGATTGAGGACCACGAACGAATGGCTCGGGCCGGACGGGGCCAAGGTGCTCGAGGACGAGCGCGTGCTCACCTTCTACGCGACGAGGGGCCTCGACGCCCCCCGCATCATCGATTTCGATATCACTCTACGGGCCACCGCGGGGCCCGTCACGTTCGGCGACACCAAGGAGGGCAGCTTCGGGCTCCGGGTTGCCTCGACGATGGACGTGAACAAGAAGCTCGGCGGGAAGATCGTCAACGCGGAGGGGCTCGAGGACGACGCCGCATGGGGGAAGCCCTCGCCCTGGGTGGATTACACCGGGCCCGTGGATCATCGGGGGCTGATCGCTACGGGCGTCATGTCAAGGCAGGACGTCGGCATCGCGATCCTCAATCATCCCGATAGCTTCCGCTTTCCCACGACCTGGCACGTCCGCACTTACGGGCTGTTCGCCGCCAATCCGTTCGGCTGGCACGACTTCGGCGTCGGCAAGTCGGGCGATCACACGCTCCCCGCTGGCCAGGAGATCCGCCTCCGATACCGGGTGATCCTGCACCGCGGGGACGCCTCGAAGGTTCGACTACGCGAGGCGTTCGAGGCGTACAGCAAGCCGCCTGAGATCGTCCGGACGTCGCGCTGA
- a CDS encoding AtpZ/AtpI family protein — MRENPDERSALSIGMEWGTRVTTIGMEFALPALLGFGVDRWLGTTPWVAMAGAIAGVAIGMTHVLRLPAELARGARGDGPARKAGRGGGPKAE, encoded by the coding sequence GTGCGAGAGAACCCCGACGAGCGTTCCGCCCTCTCGATCGGCATGGAGTGGGGGACGCGGGTCACGACCATAGGGATGGAGTTCGCCCTCCCGGCGCTCCTGGGTTTCGGGGTCGATCGCTGGCTGGGGACGACACCCTGGGTCGCGATGGCCGGGGCGATCGCCGGGGTGGCCATCGGGATGACGCACGTGTTGCGGCTGCCCGCCGAACTCGCCCGTGGTGCGCGTGGCGACGGCCCTGCCCGAAAGGCGGGGCGGGGCGGCGGCCCGAAGGCCGAGTGA
- the atpF gene encoding F0F1 ATP synthase subunit B yields the protein MLGRRTLFLNLGLLALLAAATARPASGFAAAPQEPVHGNAPKAEAEPGHAPTPAASPAAHGAEAGHAAEAEEGSNNPLKPEPTLAIWTVLVFLGLLFILRRFAWAPLAEALHHREEHLEHTLLETEKARDESEKLLAEHRRLMAQADDRIRALFDKAQKDAQANADAIVRAAQAEAEAARDRAQREISTAKDQALSEIWNKTADAAVSVAGRVLSRSLNEDEHRRLLDEAIKELPALASSAANGRGGAHS from the coding sequence ATGCTTGGGCGTCGGACCTTGTTCTTGAACCTGGGCCTCCTGGCCCTCCTGGCGGCCGCGACAGCCCGGCCGGCGTCCGGCTTCGCGGCGGCCCCGCAGGAGCCCGTGCACGGCAATGCACCGAAGGCCGAGGCCGAGCCCGGCCACGCCCCCACGCCGGCGGCCTCCCCCGCGGCGCACGGCGCCGAGGCGGGGCACGCCGCCGAGGCCGAGGAGGGCTCGAACAACCCCCTGAAGCCCGAGCCGACCCTGGCGATCTGGACCGTGCTCGTCTTCCTCGGCCTCCTGTTCATCCTCCGGCGGTTCGCCTGGGCGCCCCTGGCCGAGGCCCTGCACCACCGAGAGGAGCACCTCGAGCACACCCTCCTGGAGACCGAGAAGGCGCGGGACGAGAGCGAGAAGCTGCTGGCCGAGCACCGGCGGCTGATGGCCCAGGCCGACGACCGCATCCGGGCCCTCTTCGACAAGGCCCAGAAGGACGCCCAGGCCAACGCCGACGCGATCGTCCGCGCCGCGCAGGCCGAGGCCGAGGCCGCCCGAGACCGGGCGCAGCGGGAGATCTCGACCGCCAAGGACCAGGCCCTCTCCGAGATCTGGAACAAGACGGCCGACGCCGCGGTCTCCGTGGCCGGCAGGGTCCTCTCCCGCAGCCTGAACGAGGATGAGCATCGCCGGCTGCTCGACGAGGCCATCAAGGAGCTGCCCGCCCTCGCCTCGTCGGCCGCCAACGGCCGGGGGGGGGCCCACTCATGA
- the atpE gene encoding ATP synthase F0 subunit C, producing the protein MKFIKTAVLAVGMLLFAQGATYAQAPAAGPTVAPFSDLKAIGAGIVIVGAAMGIGMLAKAAVESMARQPEIATNVQTAMIIAAALIEGVTFFALIIIVLQVILGK; encoded by the coding sequence ATGAAGTTCATCAAGACCGCCGTCCTCGCCGTCGGCATGCTGCTGTTCGCCCAGGGAGCCACGTACGCCCAGGCCCCCGCGGCCGGGCCGACGGTGGCCCCCTTCTCCGACCTGAAGGCGATCGGCGCCGGCATCGTGATCGTGGGCGCGGCGATGGGGATCGGGATGCTGGCGAAGGCGGCCGTGGAGAGCATGGCCCGCCAGCCCGAGATCGCCACCAACGTGCAGACGGCCATGATCATCGCGGCGGCCCTCATCGAGGGCGTGACGTTCTTCGCGCTGATCATCATCGTGCTGCAGGTCATCCTGGGTAAGTGA
- a CDS encoding RNA recognition motif domain-containing protein: MAKRLYVGNLKYTVTSEQLQEIFEQFGSVSSAQVLSDRDTGRSRGFGFVEMPNDDEAQAAIDTLDGQDHDGRRLTVNEARPRTSGGGGGGYGGGGGGYGGGGGGGYRGGGGGGGGGRGYDDY; encoded by the coding sequence ATGGCGAAACGGCTTTACGTCGGGAACTTGAAGTACACGGTCACCTCCGAGCAGCTCCAGGAGATCTTCGAGCAGTTCGGCTCGGTCTCCTCGGCCCAGGTCCTCAGCGATCGCGACACCGGTCGCAGCCGCGGCTTCGGCTTCGTCGAGATGCCCAATGACGACGAGGCGCAGGCGGCCATCGACACCCTCGACGGCCAGGACCACGACGGCCGCCGTCTCACCGTGAACGAGGCGAGGCCCCGGACCTCCGGCGGCGGTGGCGGTGGCTACGGCGGGGGTGGCGGCGGCTACGGCGGGGGTGGCGGCGGTGGCTACCGCGGCGGGGGTGGCGGCGGTGGCGGCGGCCGCGGATACGACGACTATTGA
- a CDS encoding ParB/RepB/Spo0J family partition protein gives MDIRNVALNDLILDQNLYLRDRLDDFTVERYADSWDRLPPITLYEVDGKLLIADGFHRHAAAVMLGKRTIPAEVRAGTFTEALDFAASVNLFHGLPLTRSERRRAVEVKLKLHHDWSDRRMAEELAVSRELVAKIRRQLIEGNQIPNNPGRVGADGKLYTSAGLPRPKLEESYPEPAQFQDDFDSRPERGRRGMSGAAVHQDEAPGKARGKASIAEEVHFQGGEDPRVVAAQPPVDVSAPTIDEMLELMANRIQEVLDWTKAEGFPESYREAGANARGQFQAVAFNLYRRAEVLRKG, from the coding sequence ATGGATATACGCAACGTGGCCTTGAACGACCTGATCCTCGATCAGAACCTCTACCTCAGGGACCGCCTCGACGACTTCACGGTCGAGCGCTACGCCGACTCGTGGGACCGGCTCCCGCCGATCACCCTCTACGAGGTGGACGGCAAGCTGCTCATCGCCGACGGATTCCACCGCCACGCCGCCGCCGTGATGCTGGGCAAGCGGACGATCCCCGCGGAGGTCCGCGCCGGCACGTTCACCGAGGCCCTCGACTTCGCCGCCAGCGTCAACCTGTTCCACGGGCTGCCCCTGACCCGCTCCGAACGCCGGCGGGCCGTCGAGGTCAAGCTCAAGCTCCACCACGACTGGTCGGACCGGCGGATGGCCGAGGAGCTGGCCGTCAGCCGCGAGCTCGTCGCCAAGATACGGCGGCAGCTCATCGAAGGCAATCAGATCCCGAACAACCCGGGCCGCGTCGGCGCCGACGGCAAGCTCTACACGTCCGCCGGACTCCCCCGCCCGAAGTTGGAGGAGTCCTATCCCGAGCCCGCCCAGTTCCAGGACGACTTCGACTCCCGCCCCGAGCGCGGCCGTCGCGGCATGAGCGGCGCCGCGGTCCACCAGGACGAGGCGCCCGGCAAGGCCCGCGGCAAGGCCTCGATCGCCGAGGAGGTCCACTTCCAGGGGGGCGAGGATCCGCGGGTCGTGGCCGCCCAGCCGCCGGTCGACGTCTCGGCGCCGACGATCGACGAGATGCTGGAGCTGATGGCCAATCGGATCCAGGAGGTCCTCGACTGGACCAAGGCGGAAGGATTCCCCGAGAGCTATCGCGAGGCCGGCGCCAACGCCCGCGGCCAGTTCCAGGCCGTGGCGTTCAACCTCTACCGACGCGCCGAGGTCCTCCGCAAGGGCTGA
- a CDS encoding NifU family protein → MPESSPSGTVAEGRSALLRRIEEVLEREVRPSLRDDGGDMTVVGIDEDNIVQVRLLGACQGCTSSVVTLTMLAERAVKAEVPEVRFLEAVP, encoded by the coding sequence ATGCCCGAGTCATCCCCCAGCGGGACCGTTGCGGAGGGGCGTTCCGCGCTCCTCCGCCGCATCGAAGAGGTCCTCGAACGCGAGGTCCGGCCGTCCCTGCGGGATGACGGCGGCGACATGACGGTGGTCGGCATCGACGAGGACAACATCGTGCAGGTCCGCCTCCTCGGCGCCTGCCAGGGCTGCACGTCCTCGGTCGTCACCCTGACGATGCTCGCGGAGCGGGCCGTGAAGGCGGAGGTCCCCGAGGTCCGCTTCCTGGAAGCCGTGCCCTGA
- a CDS encoding UvrB/UvrC motif-containing protein yields the protein MGQDISSAIAGWDFTPDEFQARVIRGEDGRDKIQMRIDLGLLQMEVDGRPDGDRPHGFESLLEYHEDRLGRAEREGEEYALDHAECAQLMREGLQYYHRYLSAFHLRRYELVTRDTDRNLRLFAFVVRHASRRRDKAEFDQYRPYVLMMRSRALALTAIGRSDYPKALQEIDEGIAQIRQFLADYQRDDEAECAELGFLTRWRREVEQERPTGPVERLEQQLELAISLEDYEEAARIRDQIRQLRGPTIEESRRS from the coding sequence GTGGGCCAGGATATCTCGTCCGCCATCGCAGGCTGGGACTTCACCCCCGACGAATTCCAGGCCCGGGTCATCCGCGGCGAGGACGGCCGCGACAAGATCCAGATGAGGATCGACCTGGGCCTCCTCCAGATGGAGGTCGACGGCCGGCCCGACGGCGATCGGCCGCACGGCTTCGAGTCGCTCCTGGAGTATCACGAGGACCGGCTGGGGCGGGCCGAGCGGGAGGGCGAGGAGTATGCGCTGGACCACGCCGAGTGCGCCCAGTTGATGCGCGAAGGACTCCAGTACTACCACCGCTACCTCTCGGCGTTCCACCTCCGACGCTACGAGCTGGTGACCCGGGACACGGATCGCAACCTCCGCCTCTTCGCCTTCGTCGTCCGCCACGCCTCCCGGCGCCGGGACAAGGCCGAGTTCGATCAGTATCGTCCCTACGTCCTCATGATGCGGTCGCGCGCCCTGGCGCTCACCGCGATCGGGCGGTCCGACTACCCGAAGGCCCTCCAGGAGATCGACGAGGGCATCGCCCAGATCCGCCAGTTCCTGGCCGACTACCAGCGCGACGACGAGGCCGAGTGCGCGGAGCTCGGATTCCTCACCCGATGGAGGCGGGAGGTGGAGCAGGAGCGCCCCACCGGCCCGGTGGAGCGGCTCGAGCAGCAGCTCGAGCTCGCCATCTCGCTGGAAGACTACGAGGAAGCCGCGCGGATCCGCGACCAGATCCGCCAGCTCCGCGGGCCGACCATCGAGGAGAGCCGCCGCTCCTGA
- a CDS encoding 5-formyltetrahydrofolate cyclo-ligase, whose product MDPDPFLRQQKRAVRRSVIASVLSMTPSERSAQEEVLAGLFPGLPGYAQASSVLLYVKAFPEELDTRPFLHAAIASGKRLVCPRVDRAERRLRLFVVRSLSEDLEPGTLGILEPRGHCEEVRPGEVDWVLVPGLAFDERARRLGRGAGHYDRLLPRLRPGTPRHALAFDCQIVADLPVEPHDVPIDGVHTPSRAFLGA is encoded by the coding sequence GTGGATCCGGATCCTTTCCTCCGTCAGCAAAAGCGTGCCGTCCGGCGATCGGTGATCGCCTCGGTCCTGTCGATGACTCCCTCGGAGCGATCGGCCCAGGAGGAGGTGCTCGCGGGCCTGTTCCCCGGGCTCCCCGGCTACGCGCAGGCCTCCTCGGTGCTCCTGTACGTGAAGGCGTTCCCGGAGGAGCTCGACACCCGGCCTTTCCTGCATGCGGCAATCGCGTCCGGAAAGCGACTCGTCTGCCCTCGGGTGGATCGCGCGGAGCGGCGCCTCCGGCTGTTCGTGGTCCGCTCACTGTCCGAGGACCTCGAGCCGGGCACGCTGGGCATCCTCGAGCCTCGCGGGCATTGCGAGGAAGTCCGGCCGGGTGAGGTGGATTGGGTGCTCGTGCCCGGCCTGGCCTTCGACGAGCGGGCCCGGCGCCTGGGCCGCGGGGCGGGCCACTACGATCGGCTGCTCCCCAGGCTGCGCCCGGGCACTCCCCGGCATGCCTTGGCCTTCGACTGCCAGATCGTGGCCGATCTCCCGGTCGAGCCCCACGACGTCCCGATCGACGGCGTCCACACGCCGAGCCGGGCCTTCTTGGGAGCGTGA